A window of the Brassica oleracea var. oleracea cultivar TO1000 chromosome C1, BOL, whole genome shotgun sequence genome harbors these coding sequences:
- the LOC106337990 gene encoding putative F-box protein At3g20705: MTMTMTKLPRDLVEEILSRVPVKSIRAVRSTCKNWNLITKYERFANKHIDKATASERDKEFLVIAGDYLFSLNLNETHNRKFDLSINHRGISIAREHSDRTVFIAQAFLSQGLLLCVWRNVIDNRSRLLVWNPYWGKNRWIECPMTYCLYEWFAFGYDKSSGRHKILRFSSNNGDRYMEIYDLSSDSWRTLDAASDINTIKYMESGLSLKGNTYWYAIDYETEDCFLHYFDFTRERFENRLPLPQPPSSYSYAQVNISLSSVKEEKLAVLFSPRGRFVIDIWVTNKTEPDAVSWSYFFKVETTQHLSGFLFENFLIDEEKKVIVIFDIYGGANNAYTISGETGHFRKVDLRQSPYKRPYRLVGCYIPSSVQI, encoded by the coding sequence AGAGCAGTGCGATCTACTTGCAAAAACTGGAATCTTATAACTAAATACGAGAGATTTGCCAATAAGCACATCGACAAAGCAACAGCATCAGAAAGAGACAAGGAGTTTCTTGTGATCGCAGGGGATTACTTGTTTAGCTTAAATCTGAATGAAACTCACAACCGCAAGTTTGATTTATCCATAAACCATAGAGGTATAAGTATTGCACGAGAACATTCAGACCGAACAGTCTTTATAGCTCAAGCCTTTCTCTCCCAAGGTTTATTGCTATGTGTATGGAGAAACGTCATAGACAACAGAAGTAGGCTTTTGGTTTGGAACCCGTATTGGGGGAAAAATAGATGGATCGAATGCCCAATGACATATTGTTTGTATGAATGGTTTGCTTTCGGCTATGATAAATCTTCTGGTAGACACAAAATCTTGAGGTTCAGCAGTAATAATGGGGACAGGTACATGGAAATCTACGATTTGAGCTCTGATTCATGGAGGACTCTTGATGCCGCTTCTGACATAAATACAATAAAGTATATGGAAAGTGGCTTATCTTTGAAGGGAAACACTTATTGGTATGCTATAGATTATGAAACAGAAGATTGTTTCTTACACTATTTTGATTTTACAAGAGAGAGGTTTGAAAATCGTCTGCCTTTGCCTCAGCCTCCATCGTCCTACTCTTATGCCCAAGTTAACATATCTCTATCTTCAGTTAAAGAAGAGAAGCTTGCAGTGTTATTTTCCCCGCGGGGTAGATTTGTGATTGATATTTGGGTTACGAATAAGACTGAGCCTGACGCTGTCTCATGGAGCTATTTCTTCAAAGTTGAAACGACGCAACACTTGAGTGGTTTTCTGTTTGAGAATTTCTTGATTGACGAGGAGAAGAAGGTCATTGTGATTTTTGATATATATGGCGGAGCGAACAATGCATACACCATAAGTGGGGAGACTGGTCATTTCAGAAAAGTGGATCTCAGACAATCTCCATACAAACGACCTTACAGACTTGTGGGCTGTTATATTCCAAGCTCTGTCCAAATCTAA